One genomic segment of Dehalococcoidales bacterium includes these proteins:
- a CDS encoding GNAT family N-acetyltransferase → MGTGAGGEKLSRKRYSTYVQEQLAHGLLGMQCVKLYRRVARSLKHGIEIAELDEGHARHLSHLFNFKQSADNRSRGVSVTHFAARKRDQVIGYASLVGRSRRYHSHDGHWLINLAVRTTYRGMGIGEELTRFVMEKSMKSGASEISLLVFEDNAPAIKLYRKLGFERKVIPALEKELEDEQRILGRRRVCMSRRLADNELPGDLLSLRDYEGNTERGARVMELRGLSNSNLQYLLPGAIH, encoded by the coding sequence GTGGGAACTGGAGCCGGTGGGGAGAAGTTGTCCCGCAAGCGTTACTCAACTTATGTTCAAGAGCAACTGGCACACGGCCTGCTGGGGATGCAATGCGTCAAACTGTATCGCAGGGTCGCCAGGTCATTGAAGCATGGCATTGAAATAGCGGAACTTGATGAAGGGCACGCGCGACATCTCTCTCATTTGTTTAATTTCAAGCAGTCCGCTGATAACCGATCGAGGGGTGTTAGCGTCACTCACTTTGCCGCCAGAAAACGAGACCAGGTCATCGGATATGCCAGTCTGGTAGGACGCTCAAGGCGTTACCATTCCCATGATGGTCACTGGCTCATTAACCTTGCGGTAAGGACCACCTACCGGGGTATGGGAATAGGTGAGGAACTTACCCGCTTTGTCATGGAGAAGAGTATGAAGAGTGGAGCAAGTGAGATATCTCTTCTTGTGTTTGAGGACAATGCTCCGGCAATAAAACTCTATAGGAAGCTCGGGTTCGAGAGGAAGGTGATTCCCGCCCTTGAAAAGGAGCTTGAAGACGAACAGCGGATTTTGGGACGTCGACGTGTTTGCATGTCGCGTCGCTTGGCTGATAACGAGTTGCCGGGGGATTTGTTATCACTTCGTGATTATGAGGGAAATACGGAGAGGGGGGCCCGGGTAATGGAATTGAGAGGATTGAGTAATAGTAATTTACAGTACTTGCTGCCAGGGGCTATCCATTGA